Proteins co-encoded in one Oncorhynchus kisutch isolate 150728-3 linkage group LG1, Okis_V2, whole genome shotgun sequence genomic window:
- the LOC109892413 gene encoding Rieske domain-containing protein, which produces MEDRGEGGEPAAGLHFVGTKEDLIKAKRSFRTLEGRDILVLYHQEIFYALDFHCYHAGGPLQNGDIEEFDGKLCIVCPKHKYKISLAEGEGIYRATNPYAPVPTKRWYSKGIKQRVHTVTETDGDVYVTLSHMSRFIESDYFQGEKGKVERERMEAEDSSKKSNTTS; this is translated from the exons atggaggacaggggagaggggggagagcctGCAGCCGGTCTGCACTTTGTGGGCACGAAGGAAGACCTGATAAAAGCCAAGCGGTCGTTCAGGACCCTGGAGGGCAGGGACATACTGGTGCTCTATCACCAGGAGATTTTCTATGCTCTGGACTTCCACTGTTACC ATGCTGGGGGACCATTGCAAAATGGAGACATAGAG GAATTTGACGGCAAGCTGTGCATAGTGTGTCCAAAGCACAAGTACAAGATCTCTCTCGCTGAGGGGGAGGGCATCTACAGGGCCACCAACCCTTATGCCCCAGTGCCCACAAAAAGGTGGTACTCCAAGGGCATCAAGCAAAGAGTCCACACGGTGACCGAGACTGACGGGGACGTTTATGTCACACTGTCCCACATGTCCCGTTTTATCGAGTCTGACTACTTCCAGGGAGAGAAGGGcaaagtagagagggagagaatggaggcCGAAGATTCTTCTAAGAAATCTAACACAACCTCCTGA